In Labrus bergylta chromosome 11, fLabBer1.1, whole genome shotgun sequence, one genomic interval encodes:
- the bloc1s3 gene encoding biogenesis of lysosome-related organelles complex 1 subunit 3 encodes MSSRYQIVVQGEASETDSDDEVYITSMAAPQAATVGAKVPGEASETDSEEEGEQSGRVSALSQESAHVLRRDLPPLIVVRDHPDIQSIVEDRPSPTHRPHGDTLLQQKLQESNSRLYSDVGLTLRQIYGSASREVHSATAQLTTSQSAIINASHSIRLILDDLKAVSEKIDIITSCQILPDISINSLNNSTSAP; translated from the exons ATGTCCAGCAGGTATCAGATTGTGGTGCAGGGCGAGGCCTCTGAGACGGACTCTGATGATGAGGTCTACATCACCTCCATGGCTGCTCCTCAGGCTGCCACAGTTGGAGCCAAG gttCCTGGGGAGGCATCTGAAACAGACAGTGAAGAAGAGGGGGAGCAGTCAGGCAGAGTCTCTGCTCTGAGCCAGGAGAGTGCTCATGTACTCAGGAGAGACCTCCCTCCTCTTATCGTAGTCCGAGACCATCCTGACATTCAGTCCATAGTGGAGGACAGACCGAGCCCCACACACAGGCCACATG GTGACACCCTTTTAcaacagaagctgcaggagTCAAACAGCCGGCTGTATTCTGACGTTGGACTGACACTACGGCAGATTTATGGCAGTGCTAGTAGAGAG gtgCACAGTGCAACAGCTCAGCTGACCACCTCACAGAGCGCCATCATCAACGCTTCCCACAGCATCCGACTAATCCTGGATGACCTGAAGGCGGTTTCGGAGAAGATTGACATCATCACGAGCTGTCAAATACTGCCTGATATTTCCATCAATAGTCTAAATAATTCTACTTCTGCACcttaa
- the trappc6bl gene encoding trafficking protein particle complex subunit 6B, like, with amino-acid sequence MADEALFDLLHMEMVSHVYKEQQSSKGEMDNKDRAACVSVLESMGFRVGQGLIERLTRDSPSFKDELDVMKFVCKDFWTKVFRRQIDNLRTNHQGTYVLQDNKFSLLTQLSSGKQYLDQAPKYLAFSCGVVRGALSNLGLDSVVTAEVSIMPSCKFQVVVQKL; translated from the exons ATGGCAGACGAGGCTCTGTTCGACTTGCTCCATATGGAGATGGTGTCCCATGTCTACAAAGAGCAGCAGTCCAGTAAAGGAGAGATGGACAACAAG GACAGAGCGGCGTGTGTTTCTGTCCTTGAAAGCATGGGCTTCAGGGTGGGACAAGGACTCATTGAGAG GTTGACTCGAGACTCTCCTAGCTTCAAGGACGAGTTGGATGTCATGAAGTTTGTCTGTAAAGACTTCTGGACGAAGGTGTTCAGGAGGCAGATTGACAACCTCAGAACAAACCATCAG GGCACATATGTGTTGCAAGACAACAAGTTTTCCCTGCTTACTCAGCTGTCCAGTGGAAAACAGTACCTGGATCAGGCTCCTAAG TACCTCGCTTTCTCGTGTGGGGTGGTGAGAGGAGCTCTGTCTAACCTGGGTCTTGACAGCGTGGTGACAGCTGAGGTCTCTATTATGCCCTCCT GTAAGTTCCAGGTAGTGGTTCAGAAGTTGTGA
- the zgc:114130 gene encoding mRNA decay activator protein ZFP36L1 isoform X1 gives MPSYPLSQFCDLEEMMCKHLLNLDIREQSGPLPSLSLAMRTPDYNGQPGSNTSLSLSSLSCLSTDLADRALLTSSLWGQQSKSCLPSQLDNSSQLGKSGFFAQRSISMVETSSPATASQGWPGTDMNHSQSDLSPTAMNSNSSSRYKTELCRSFTESGLCKYGGKCQFAHGLDELRDLSRHPKYKTEPCRTFHTIGFCPYGMRCHFVHNNEEERKHSYSRSSSSSSSSSSSIPSQQPSSSSRPNRPPLVRQSFSFAGFPSTPHLAALTAQPSPATASFTRAPSASPPSCADVTDLLSHAFLKMDSAFQASSAPQYQPSVGMAMAADPCSLFLPSPDSGCSPCGPSPTTSPTLRQSPGSIGTFPGPLGTRSLSYTSLSDQDQDGSSSASSLSGSESCSGINDANGKRLAVFSQLSVPEDPTRFSL, from the exons ATGCCTTCTTACCCCCTGAGCCAGTTTTGTGACCTGGAAGAGATGATGTGCAAG catttgTTGAATCTTGACATCAGGGAGCAGAGTGGACCTCTACCATCGCTCAGTCTGGCCATGAGAACACCAGATTACAACGGCCAGCCAGGCAGCAACACATCGCTTTCTCTCTCGTCCCTCTCCTGCCTTTCCACTGATCTTGCAGACAGAGCACTTCTGACCTCCAGCCTGTGGGGACAGCAGTCAAAAAGCTGTCTGCCCTCCCAGCTCGATAATTCCAGCCAATTGGGAAAGTCAGGCTTCTTTGCCCAGCGCTCCATCAGCATGGTGGAAACCAGCAGTCCCGCAACAGCAAGTCAAGGCTGGCCCGGGACTGACATGAATCATTCCCAAAGTGACCTCAGCCCTACCGCCATGAACAGTAACTCCTCCTCCCGCTATAAGACTGAACTGTGTCGATCTTTCACTGAGAGCGGCTTGTGCAAGTATGGTGGAAAATGCCAGTTTGCCCATGGGCTAGATGAGCTGCGGGATCTTAGCAGGCACCCCAAATACAAAACTGAGCCATGTCGTACATTTCACACCATTGGCTTCTGCCCCTACGGGATGCGCTGCCACTTTGTCCACAACAATGAGGAAGAAAGGAAACACTCCTATTCTcgctcctcctcgtcctcttcttcctcctcatcgAGCATTCCCTCACAGcagccttcctcctcctcccgcccGAACAGACCACCTCTGGTCAGACAGAGTTTCAGCTTTGCTGGGTTTCCTTCTACACCTCACCTTGCCGCCCTTACTGCTCAGCCTTCTCCTGCCACTGCATCTTTCACACGTGCTCCATCAGCCTCTCCCCCTTCTTGCGCTGACGTCACTGACCTCCTCTCTCATGCCTTCCTAAAGATGGACTCTGCCTTTCAGGCCTCCTCTGCCCCCCAATACCAGCCCTCAGTAGGCATGGCCATGGCAGCAGATCCCTGCTCTCTATTCCTACCTTCCCCTGACTCTGGCTGTTCTCCATGCGGGCCTTCCCCGACCACCTCACCTACCCTGAGGCAGAGTCCCGGTTCTATCGGCACCTTTCCAGGGCCTCTTGGCACCCGATCCCTATCTTACACCTCTCTATCAGACCAGGACCAGGATGGAAGCAGCTCAGCTAGCTCACTCAGTGGCTCTGAGTCCTGCAGTGGCATTAACGATGCTAATGGCAAACGTCTGGCGGTATTCAGTCAGCTTTCTGTGCCTGAGGATCCTACTAGGTTCAGCCTTTAG
- the zgc:114130 gene encoding mRNA decay activator protein ZFP36L1 isoform X2, whose amino-acid sequence MRTPDYNGQPGSNTSLSLSSLSCLSTDLADRALLTSSLWGQQSKSCLPSQLDNSSQLGKSGFFAQRSISMVETSSPATASQGWPGTDMNHSQSDLSPTAMNSNSSSRYKTELCRSFTESGLCKYGGKCQFAHGLDELRDLSRHPKYKTEPCRTFHTIGFCPYGMRCHFVHNNEEERKHSYSRSSSSSSSSSSSIPSQQPSSSSRPNRPPLVRQSFSFAGFPSTPHLAALTAQPSPATASFTRAPSASPPSCADVTDLLSHAFLKMDSAFQASSAPQYQPSVGMAMAADPCSLFLPSPDSGCSPCGPSPTTSPTLRQSPGSIGTFPGPLGTRSLSYTSLSDQDQDGSSSASSLSGSESCSGINDANGKRLAVFSQLSVPEDPTRFSL is encoded by the coding sequence ATGAGAACACCAGATTACAACGGCCAGCCAGGCAGCAACACATCGCTTTCTCTCTCGTCCCTCTCCTGCCTTTCCACTGATCTTGCAGACAGAGCACTTCTGACCTCCAGCCTGTGGGGACAGCAGTCAAAAAGCTGTCTGCCCTCCCAGCTCGATAATTCCAGCCAATTGGGAAAGTCAGGCTTCTTTGCCCAGCGCTCCATCAGCATGGTGGAAACCAGCAGTCCCGCAACAGCAAGTCAAGGCTGGCCCGGGACTGACATGAATCATTCCCAAAGTGACCTCAGCCCTACCGCCATGAACAGTAACTCCTCCTCCCGCTATAAGACTGAACTGTGTCGATCTTTCACTGAGAGCGGCTTGTGCAAGTATGGTGGAAAATGCCAGTTTGCCCATGGGCTAGATGAGCTGCGGGATCTTAGCAGGCACCCCAAATACAAAACTGAGCCATGTCGTACATTTCACACCATTGGCTTCTGCCCCTACGGGATGCGCTGCCACTTTGTCCACAACAATGAGGAAGAAAGGAAACACTCCTATTCTcgctcctcctcgtcctcttcttcctcctcatcgAGCATTCCCTCACAGcagccttcctcctcctcccgcccGAACAGACCACCTCTGGTCAGACAGAGTTTCAGCTTTGCTGGGTTTCCTTCTACACCTCACCTTGCCGCCCTTACTGCTCAGCCTTCTCCTGCCACTGCATCTTTCACACGTGCTCCATCAGCCTCTCCCCCTTCTTGCGCTGACGTCACTGACCTCCTCTCTCATGCCTTCCTAAAGATGGACTCTGCCTTTCAGGCCTCCTCTGCCCCCCAATACCAGCCCTCAGTAGGCATGGCCATGGCAGCAGATCCCTGCTCTCTATTCCTACCTTCCCCTGACTCTGGCTGTTCTCCATGCGGGCCTTCCCCGACCACCTCACCTACCCTGAGGCAGAGTCCCGGTTCTATCGGCACCTTTCCAGGGCCTCTTGGCACCCGATCCCTATCTTACACCTCTCTATCAGACCAGGACCAGGATGGAAGCAGCTCAGCTAGCTCACTCAGTGGCTCTGAGTCCTGCAGTGGCATTAACGATGCTAATGGCAAACGTCTGGCGGTATTCAGTCAGCTTTCTGTGCCTGAGGATCCTACTAGGTTCAGCCTTTAG